In the Candidatus Bathyarchaeota archaeon genome, GGCGTTGCTCCTCTAGCCCCGCTGAAAAATTTGGGGAAACCCTAAGAAAAAGCGGGAAAAACTGCCATTTTTTGCTTAGCTTGTACTGTTGATGCATCCTCATTTTAGCTCTTTTTCGGCGTGAAAAACCGATGAAAAATGTTGAAAACTGTGGAAAAAGAAGGGAAAACTTGGGAAAAAGCGGGAAACTTTCTTCTAGGCTTCTTAGAAAAGAAAGGAGGTGAAAAAATGGAAAAAAGGAAAGAAATTTGCCTAGATAACCTAGAATACATCCCATGTCAAAAATGTTGGATTCCTTTAATACCCGTCAATTGGGCTAGACAGCAAGCCAAGAAAAACCTCTTCGAAACTCGATATGGAATCAGTATTCATTATTTCACCTGCGAGAATTGCCGAACAAGATGGGCTATCATAATATTATCCGATCGAGAAAGCTGGGGATTCATAGAAGCTCCCGCTGAAAGTGCAGGAAGACTATATCGCTGGCTTTTAAATATGCGCAAAAATGGGCTGTCAGTGGAAAATATTCGATATGCAATGTTTCCACAATCTTACATTTCCTAAAGACGGCTCTTTGGCTGAGCTTCCATAAAAACTCTCTACTTTTCTCCATTTTATTAAAGGCATATTTTTAAGTTAAATGCTGAAGACTTGCTCTTAATCCATGTGAATCGAAGAGGAGACAAATGCTTGTAACAGATCATTTTGACGACACAACAGCTGATAAAAGTAGATGATCGCTTTAGAAGGCATGCGTTCAAGTTGCGCCCTAACAGCATTTGCCAACTCTGTGGGAATGATGCCAGTCTCGGTATACAGAGTCTTCAGCATCGCCACGTACTCTTCAATCTTTGTGAGTGCTTCGTCCATTATTCTCACCAATAAGATCAACTTATGAAAATTTAAAAATTTTTAAAGCCAAAAACAGAAAAAGGGGAGAAATCTACTAAGAACTGTTTAAACACTTCAAATTTTTAAATGCAGTTTTGATCATATTCAAATTTCAATTCTACGAAGAGCTGTTTAAACCTCAATAGTATTTGGTAAACGAGAATATTTAAAGATTTCGCAAGTTAAGAAAAAATTGAGCCTCTTTGTGAGAAAGAGGCTAAAAGTATGTCTTTTTCCTGAAATATTCGGAATAGGAAGGAGGACGAAGGTTGCCTTACATATTCTAGATTTCATACACGATTTTCCGGTCACGGACTACATTCGATAAACTCAACCCACTTTCTTTTCCTTTATCAAGCAGAAGGGTGAAGGGAGCGACGGGGATAGATGTTAAAAACAATAGGAAATGTTGAAGGAGAGGATTTTTGTAAGGATAATCCAATTAGTGTGATTAATTCGCATTTAAAGGTCTTATTATTCCGCAATTTTGTAAGTTTATGTAAGTGGTAAGTGATGGATTGATTAATGGACAAATGGATTGATAGCAATGGATCCTTTTAGCTTCTATAATAGATGCTACTAGGATCCATTAGGAATTAAATTAAATAAATTAAATAAATAAAGACTTTTTAACGTGAATTAATCACGCCTTCTTCTCTTTGAAGGCAAAAGCGGTGGCTTTTTGAAGTTCGGTATATGATATATGTCTCCTTCTCGCGTGTGTATTTTTATTATTTTATACTGTTTAAGCAATCTTCCTAGCCTGCGTCGATTCAGCGTAGATCTTGGAACTTTGTATCTCTTCTCGAGGATTTCAGCTATTTCTTTGAACGTTATTAGCATTGGGAGTTTTCGATACCTTTTCAGGTGTAGGATGTAGTGGCGAAGGGCGACTTCTAGGGCTACGTTTGCCGCGCGGGGGACGGCTTGCTTGCCAATGGGAGTCAGCACGTAATCGACCTCTGGGCGTTCGTATGGGTTTTCTACGCAAAGAGTTTGACTTGTAATGAATCTTCTCCGACGTAACAGACGTATTGTTTTGTCGAAAGTCATTTTCCTCACATACTCTGTTCTCCGCGAGATAGGAATATCCTCGGTAGCAACCAACCATTCATATAATAGTTGTTGACGAGGGGCATGTCCACCATGTCGAGCAAGTAAGTATAGTATGATTTTTTCGTTGAGTCCAAGCCGACTCCAAAATGGTATCTGCTTCTTATATCTACTTCTCTTTCGAGGCTTTACCCGGAAAGTTTCAGGATAATAATGCTTAAATCTTTCATAAAAGAAGCATAGCTCTTCCAGATCGTGTTTCTCTAACAATTTCCTCTCAGTTTCTTTAATAAATTCCTGTATACTTCCATATTGTCTGATTATTTCGTCTTCTTTCATGATTCACCCCACTTTTAAATGTTATGAGACTTTTTAAGCTTGTAAAGAGCATAAATTCAAGTTTTGGATTTTAGGAAGGCGAATTTTTGAGACAGCAACCATGATATGGCTGTTTCTTGTCGCATTGTTGCGTAAGGCAGGGTAGAGAAATGATTTAATAATGAAGCTGTGGCGGTCTTCGAAGTCTCCAACCAGTCTGCCTTTCATTGGTACCAGAATTTCGTATCCTTTACTGTTTTTATGCATCAGGATTATTTTATTTCGGCGTAAGAAGTCAAGCAACTCGGATAACATTAATCCTCGTTCGTGCGCCCTTCTAATTGCGTGTTTTGTTATTATTAAATCGACTTTTTCTGCCCTCCACATCGTTGTTCACCGAAAAATTAAAATGTGGAAGGATGATATAATATTGTTTGAGTTTAACATATTTAACGTCTTTAGCATATTTAACATAGGTGTTCAAAATGGAAGAAATAGAAGAGATGGAATTAGGAGAGGAAATAGTTCACATAATTCCATTAGGACACGAAATTGATCGTGCAGTGAAGCCTTTTGAAAGATATAAGGCAAATCGCGCCTACATCCTATCAGTAACTGATGGTTTCGGCAAATATTCTCGTGAAATGGTCAAAGAACAGGAATACTATGTGAATACCGTTACGAGAATTCTAGAGAAGTATGGCATAAAGGTTATACTGCGGAACGTCGACATGTTTAACATTCTGGAATTGATTAAGAACATATCTAACATTATTGTTGAAGAAAAAAGTAAGGGAAATCAAGTTTACGTAAACATTTCGAGTGCTGGTAGACTCGCTTCAGTTGCCGCTTACCTTGCAGCAATGGCACATAACGCCAAAGCATATTACGTAGTAGCAGATCATTATTCCACAAGTAAAATGGAAAAGAAAAAGCATGGAATCAGCATCTGCGAAAAACTAAGAATAAACTTTCTAGAAACCTTCAGAATGCACCTTCCTAAAGAGAACGAAATGAAAGTTTTAATTAAGCTTTGTGAAAAACCCGAAGGAATGAAAACATCTGATTTAGTAGTGTATCTCGCCTCACAAGGTGTAGAGGCCTTTAAAGAACAAGCTGGCAAGAAATGGGAGGAAATTTCAAGAAAGAACAAGATAAACTGTCTAATGAAGCTGAATAAGGGAATACTTGATAAATTGGAGGCGAACGGCTATATAAAAAGAGAAAAAGTAGGCCGCTACAATACAATAAAAATCACAAAAGCAGGCATCTATGTCGCATATATCAGCGGAAAACTGAAATAATGATAGTGCCTCTGTGATTTTCTCGTTTTTACTCGATTGTTAAAGTAAGATATGCTTTTGTTTAATTTGTTAAATATGTTAAATATGTAAAGTATGTTAAATCTCGATAATATTATATATTTAACCAGGACTATATTACTTGGTGAATAGAATGCCGTGGAATAAATATATTAAAGTTAAAAAAGGGCCTCTGGGCCTAGGCGCAGTTTTCGGTCTGATTGACAAGAACTTTATTATGCGATGCCCTTACTGTAGAAAACTAATC is a window encoding:
- a CDS encoding transcriptional regulator, with the protein product MEEIEEMELGEEIVHIIPLGHEIDRAVKPFERYKANRAYILSVTDGFGKYSREMVKEQEYYVNTVTRILEKYGIKVILRNVDMFNILELIKNISNIIVEEKSKGNQVYVNISSAGRLASVAAYLAAMAHNAKAYYVVADHYSTSKMEKKKHGISICEKLRINFLETFRMHLPKENEMKVLIKLCEKPEGMKTSDLVVYLASQGVEAFKEQAGKKWEEISRKNKINCLMKLNKGILDKLEANGYIKREKVGRYNTIKITKAGIYVAYISGKLK